In the Nitrospinota bacterium genome, one interval contains:
- a CDS encoding class I SAM-dependent methyltransferase — MAKLDSYLIENKFRQIASFIDAGSHVFDMGCGEGQLAPVLTGKGCRVDGMDINIRRMTASRSHYKNLYEGNIETFAFDQHAHQYDVVVLADVLEHLQAPEKVLETSRALLKDKGKVLISLPNVAYYSNRMGLLFGRWEYQDEGILDRTHLRFFTLRTGREFIETNGYDVSEMVPEMPVISSKWKRLIFSFACHQWPSLFAIGWVIEARPEKKHPLSSS; from the coding sequence ATGGCCAAGTTAGACTCCTATCTGATAGAGAATAAATTCCGTCAAATCGCTTCCTTCATTGATGCCGGAAGCCATGTGTTTGATATGGGGTGCGGCGAAGGGCAATTGGCCCCCGTTCTGACTGGAAAAGGATGCCGCGTGGATGGAATGGATATTAATATCCGTCGAATGACGGCCTCCCGCTCCCATTATAAAAATTTATATGAAGGAAATATTGAAACATTCGCATTTGATCAACACGCTCACCAATATGATGTAGTAGTTCTTGCAGACGTTTTAGAACACCTGCAAGCTCCCGAGAAGGTTCTGGAAACATCGCGCGCGCTCCTGAAAGATAAAGGAAAAGTTTTAATTTCATTGCCCAATGTAGCTTATTATTCGAACCGGATGGGCCTGCTTTTCGGTCGGTGGGAGTATCAGGACGAAGGAATTCTTGACCGGACCCATTTGCGGTTTTTCACCCTGCGTACAGGGAGGGAATTCATCGAAACCAACGGTTATGATGTGAGCGAGATGGTTCCGGAAATGCCGGTGATTTCATCGAAGTGGAAGCGTCTTATTTTTTCTTTTGCGTGCCATCAATGGCCTTCGTTATTTGCCATCGGTTGGGTTATCGAAGCGCGGCCTGAAAAAAAACATCCTTTATCCTCTTCCTGA